A DNA window from Primulina tabacum isolate GXHZ01 chromosome 12, ASM2559414v2, whole genome shotgun sequence contains the following coding sequences:
- the LOC142520300 gene encoding uncharacterized protein LOC142520300 produces MASSLAALETASLTEVVVAVAALEPDRASSLTVVSKSSAQVVKGCPFSNIIVREPLPGHFKSAKNKDYDGSSDPEEHLARFENMAMLHCYGDQIKCKVFLTTLVDSAQRWFEGLALQSIHCFEDFQKVFLHQFSRSKKYKKTAFSLFEVRQGQDETLSAYIKRFNRVALEVPACSLETKVTAFMQGLWEGYFFRSLAKKLLGDFIDLLSREDKYINMEESQNQKRKALKRARGDRVVKPEERAHKKNAPRHFSHIPLRIARESSRHPTSASHPPRDKSRQPPWLARRPEPNNPQKSTDVPSGSRREEAGSLGERSQKTGRKDPSPSRGVIKIISGGSTDGDSNRARKARSRREYLEVDGSGRNEPVISFGLEDLRGVSLPHNDALVIHARVANYDVLRVFIDNRSSVKVIFKEALVQMDLHEYQLEAVETALFGFARHAVYPEG; encoded by the exons gtTGTTTCTAAGAGCAGTGCTCAAGTTGTAAAGGGTTGTCCATTCTCTAATATCATTGTCCGCGAACCATTGCCCGGGCACTTCAAATCAGCTAAGAATAAGGACTATGACGGGAGTTCTGACCCCGAGGAGCACCTTGCtcgttttgaaaatatggccatgCTGCATTGCTACGGAGACCAGATCAAGTGTAAAGTGTTTCTAACTACCCTGGTCGACTCTGCACAAAGATGGTTCGAAGGGCTAGCACTGCAGAGCATTCATTGTTTTGAAGACTTTCAAAAAGTATTCTTGCATCAATTCAGCAGAAGCAAGAAGTACAAGAAGACTGCCTTCAGTCTATTTGAAGTAAGGCAGGGTCAAGATGAAACTTTGAGCGCTTACATCAAGCGATTCAATCGGGTAGCTCTGGAGGTTCCCGCATGTTCTCTAGAGACGAAAGTAACAGCTTTCATGCAAGGATTGTGGGAGGGATATTTTTTCCGATCCCTGGCCAAGAAATTGCTCGGAGACTTCATAGATCTTTTGTCCCGGGAAGATAAATACATCAACATGGAGGAATCGCAAAATCAGAAAAGAAAAGCTTTGAAAAGAGCTAGAGGAGACCGGGTGGTCAAGCCCGAGGAGAGAGCTCACAAGAAAAACGCCCCGAGGCATTTCTCTCATATCCCTTTGAGAATTGCTCGG GAGTCCAGTAGGCATCCTACGTCAGCATCTCATCCTCCTCGAGATAAGTCTAGACAGCCACCTTGGTTGGCTAGACGTCCCGAACCTAATAATCCCCAGAAGTCAACAGACGTCCCGAGTGGAAGCAGAAGGGAGGAAGCAGGTTCTCTGGGAGAAAGAAGCCAAAAAACTGGAAGGAAGGACCCTTCCCCGAGCCGGGGAGTGATAAAAATTATTTCGGGAGGGTCAACAGATGGCGATTCCAACCGGGCTCGGAAAGCAAGAAGTAGAAGGGAGTACTTGGAGGTTGATGGAAGTGGGAGAAACGAGCCTGTTATCAGCTTTGGCCTAGAAGACCTCAGGGGAGTCAGTCTACCCCACAATGATGCTCTTGTTATCCATGCCCGAGTGGCTAATTATGATGTCTTGAGAGTATTTATTGACAATCGCAGCTCTGTCAAGGTCATTTTTAAAGAGGCACTGGTCCAAATGGATTTGCATGAATATCAATTAGAGGCGGTTGAGACTGCCTTGTTTGGTTTTGCTAGACATGCAGTGTATCCTGAGGGGTAA